The genomic region CCCTTCTTTTCATCCGCACCctcagcgtccgccgccgccgccgttgtaccTCTTCGGCCACCGCCCAGGCATCCTTAGACATCCAAAGACCCCACCCACATGATTGCGGCCTTGGACTACGCCGTTGTTCACACAGGAATCCCTCCACAGCTAGGTACCCTCCGCACTCCTGCTGACGTGGCGGAGAACGCGACTGGCAGGTGTTCGTTTAAATGCCATTGAGTTTTTTTAACTTATTGCTTTCTACAGAAGCACGGCAGCGGGATACTCAGTGTTTGAGGATGACTTGATGTGTGATGCGTGGTTGGCCATTTTTGAGGACTTTGTAGGCATGAACAAGGGCTTGGCCTTTTGACAAAGCTTCCTTGCTTCATTTCATGAACAAAAGGACTTCGTGCCCTACGACATGCACGTTATCCATGCACACAATATGAAGTAGCTAACACATTGGTGGTACACCATCTACAACTTCGTCGTGAAGTTTTAGGGTGCGAttcaccaagtgaagacaaggtgGCCATTAGGCTTGTCAACCATGGAGATCGTAAGTGTTGCTTTCTGTTACTCTACATGTTGGTTAATTttattcattcactcaatgttCTTGTACATGTTTTATAGCCTACACGTGCTGCCATGATATACTACAGAACCGAGGGCAGGCCATTCACGCACATACATTGTTGGATGGAGTTTAAGGGGCCGTTTGTGTGGGATGATATGTGTTGGTTCTGGCTTTAGTATCATTGAATTTAGAATAGATGATTTTAAAAACTTGTTGAACACAGGGCTATCTCCTTGAATTTAGACTATTGTTGTATTGAGTGTTTCAGGCATGGTTTAGTTAAAGGAACGAAACATCGTCCGTTTTATGTAAATTATATGTTTAAACTTTGCTGAATTCCATCATGTTTGATGAAATTCGTCCGGATTGTTGGAATCCGTTTTGAAATGTATGCGGATATGGTTGGAGGCCCAGCTTCCACACTAGTGCCTACGGACTGATCTCCATCGGCCCACGGATGAATACAGTGTCTGGTTTGAGAGTCAGCATTGAAGAAGCCTAAGCGAAGAAGATAGCAGCTGCAGGTCGGCAAGTCGGTTTAGTTAGAAAAAAATTCAGAGCATGATGGCAGCACTGATGTAAGCAAGTAATTGACGTCAGCCTATGCGTACTATAGTCGGTTTAGCTTCCTATTTAAGGGCGATGCCCATCGTTGTAACCTCAAGCATTCAGCTAGCTTCAGTACAAGGAAAGAATGGATCAGTCTcatgtagtactagtactccagttCATATGTCCTCCTCGTCTGTTCCTAGGCATCCGTGGTGCTAGTTTGGGCTAACAATAACCGTCTCGTCTACACGACCACTACTGCAGCAATCCATCCAGAACACCGAAAATGGATGGAGCAAGGCGCTCCACAGATGCCTCCGACGAGCAAGAGCCGAAGCGTCCGTGCCTTGCAGTTGCAGGCGGCCGCAATGGTGGTGCAGGTGGGGCCGGCGGCAGTGATGCGGGTGACGACGACAGCCACGGCGATGCGGGTGGGGACGGCGGTGatgcgggtgggggcggcggcgttgGCCATGCCGCCGACGACCCGCCGCCGACGCTGAGCACCTTGGGGGACGACGTCCTCCGCGCCATCCTGTCGCGCCTCGAGTCGTCCCGGCAGACGGTGCGGATGTGCGTGCTGTCCAGGAGTTGGAGGCACCTCTGGCGCTCCGTGCCGTCCATCCACATCGACCGGCGGGAGTTCGGTAGCGACCACGAGCTGCAGAGCTTCACCGACTTCCTCCTGGACCACCATAACAACCTTGTGCTCCTGGATGCGTTCCGGCTGCTGCTAAGCTCTCAAGATCTCCGCCTACCGGCCAGCGATTGGGTCCGTCGCGTCATCAACCAAGATGATACACCGCCTCACCAGCTCAAAAGGTTGCACCTTTGCAACGTGCACCTGGACATGGATTTTGCGAGCCACATCAGTGACGACAGGTGCCCCTCGCTGGAGGACGTGCGACTGGAAAACTGCAGTTACTTGACGGCCCGGTATGAGATCACCTCCTTCTCACTCAAGAAATTGGTTGTGGATGGTTTATACATGGTGCAAGATGACGaaagtgatgatgatgaggatgagatttTCAAGTTGATTATAAGGGCTCCTGCTCTTGTTTCTCTCCGCTTGGCCGGAGAGCTTGATCACATTGTTGATATCAATGAACCACATACCATGCCGTCTCTTGTCGATGCGTCGGTTCATCTGCCCGTGATGACTGACGAGGAGCTCAACAACGTTGAAGAAAACGATGCCACTGCGCACCAATCGGTTCTTGGCGTGCTGCTTAATGTGACAACTTTGACCCTGTCGCATTGCAGGGTATGTTCTTCTTGGCATCCTTTTTATTCCGTTTGCATCTCCTTTATCTAGAGCTATTTAAAGACCGGGAACTGGATGTCTGGTTTTCAGTTGCTGTTCCAACCTGAGGATTCTGTGGAACTTCAGCTTCTTGTATTCCAGAACCTAAGAACCTTGTTCCTGGACGAGTGTTACATTGTTGGCGAGGACTTCGTGGGGCTGAAGCCTTACCTGCAGAAGTCACCTAACCTGGAGAAGCTCATTTTGCGCTGTAGCAAGGTGCAACCAGGGTACTCTTTGGTTGGTATACTAACCTTAGTCATTATATATTTTGGAACAAAAAAGTCATTATTTACCACACTTTGTTTGGCATACATGTACATGTTTAAAGGTTAAGTTATCAACCCCGCAAAAAAGAGAGGTTAAGCTATCAAAATAGATTCCACACTTTGCCACATTTGGGAGAATCATACCACACTTTTCTAAGCCTATGACACGTGAGAAAACAATGTTGCTACCAGCAGTGTGGCTGTAAACCAGACAAGTGACAAACCCGTTAAAATTTGTGGTGTGGAGAAGTCTGGCAACTTTAGTATACCAACAAACATGCGCTACTTCTTTCATCTATTTTTTCCACAACTCAATTTTGTCTGCAATATTAATCCTCCATGCTGTCAACAGAACTGGTATTTCGGAGACGACCTGGTGGATTTCATGTGCGAGAACCTTATGCTTACTCAAATTATATACCAGCATGATGATGATGCTGCCCCCCTATTGGTCGCTTTTTTGCTGAGCATTTCAAGGAGCCTGCCGAACAACAAGATTGAACTCATTAGAGTCGAATAGCAACGCCATGTTTTTGTATCATGTTTGCCTTTTACTAGTAGCTAGCACAGGAGTTATTGTGTGTGAAACATCTTTGGTTTTTGACCCATATTGGCATGTACGTATTGTTGTGGTATTTTGATTTTCAACACAAATTGGCATGTATTGTTATGGTATTTGCAAGAACACTATGACATGATCAATTTTTTTGTCTGCACATAGTACCAGATTGTTAAGCTAAATGAAAGTTTACATCGTGATTAATGGTCAGTGGTTTATACGTGAGTTAGCAGGTTGTACGTGGTATCAATACGTGAAAATAAAGTTTCACCCTAAGTCAGTTGGTCGTTTACACACGGTATTTGATAGGTATGCAAAATAATGTGTCGAGCCAACTTTATAAACAAGCACTAgtggaaaacagggctttggtccaggccgggtcagcccattagtcccggttcagtccagaaccgggaccaatgtgggcattggtcctggttcgtgagcccagggggccggccgggccacgtgggccattggtcccggttcatctggaacttttggtcccggttggtgggatgaaccgggaccaatgggcctcgctcctggcccaccaccattggtcccggttggtggcttgaaccgggaccaaaggctcccctttagtcccggctcatgtcaccaaccgggaccaatgaggtgcctatatatacccctcgctcgcgagcagagcacccaagtgctctgtttttctctggccgagggggagagggcttggtggtgctctagctcacctcctatgcacacaaggtgttcgatggaatgtccgagccacactacttaagctttctcctctccaaactcgacctccaagctccattttccataatatttgtctaggtttagcggtccgtcacgccccgtccccgtcttcaccgccgtcgatcacccgcgccgagctcatcaccggcaccaccgtggtgagcctcttgttcttatcttctttctgaaaggaaaaatattcttacttgtatgtttacatagatacttgtattattttcttacttttattattgcatcttatatagtgcgatggttttggttccgcccccgtcggccctcgtcttgtctatgattcggatgtggtatatatattatctttataactattggttcatttattgtttatgaaaattatgccgaccaacgtgacatagattttatttatgtagaaTGTATGTGAAtcgaaatgccaaccgaccctattgtcgagaggttaaatttagttgaagaagaaaacaatttgttgaaggaaaaaataaaaaaaattgaggagcagaagatgatattggagttgcatgttgcggatgtcgttgatgatcacaagatcaagatgggtgcaatgcgcttgaagattagaaagattataaaatatgccattcacaccgaggcttggtatcattatgccgttggatcaattgttaccttggttgcgattatgatcgcatttgttttcgcattgaaatgttttacatagtttcaatgtatagtttaattaattagatggtctggagagctatatgttgttagatgagaactatgtatgcactttggttttaatacgatgatgaacttctattaatttggacacttaattatatataatgcacgcagatgaactggcaatggatgtacggtgacagccacacccgcgagtacattaagggcgtgcatgagtttctcgatgcggctgaggcaaacaagcagaatggttttatgtgttgtccatgcactcaatgtgggaatacgaggtcttactctaaccggaaaatccttcactcccacctgctttacaagggtttcataccacactataatgtttggacgaggcacggagaaataggggttatgatggaagacggcgaagaagaagagtacgatgacaactatgtgccccctaaatacggtgatgctgcaacggggggagctggtgaagatcaagaggaaccagacgatgtgcccaatgatgctgcaacgggtgaagctgctgaagatcaagaggaaccagacgatgtgcccgatcatgatgatcttcgccgggtcattgtcgatgcaaggacgcaatgcaaaagtcaaaaggagaagctgaagttcgatcgcatgttagaggatcacaaaaaagggttataccccaattgcgaagatggcaacacaaagctcggtaccatactggaattgctgcagtggaaggcagagaatgctgtggctgacaaaggatttgagaagctactgaaaatattgaagaagaagtttccaaaggataacgaattgcccgacagtacatatgcagcaaagaaggtcgtatgccctttaggattggaggtggagaagatacatgcatgccctaatgactgcatcctctaccgcggtgcatacaaggatctgaacacatgtccggtatgcggtgcattgcggtataagattagacgagatgaccctggtgatgttgacggtgagcccctcaggaagagggttcctgcgaaggtgatgtggtatgctcctataataccacggttgaaatgtctgttcagaaacgaagagcatgccaagttgatgcgatggcacagtgagaaccaaaagaaagatgggaagttgagagcacccgccgacgggtcgcagtggagaaaaatcgcaagaaagtactgggatgagtttgcaaaggacccaatgaatgtatggtttgctttaagcgcggatggcattaatcctttcgggaagcagagcagcaatcacagcacctagcccgtgactctatgtatgtataaccttcctccttggatgtgcatgaagcggaagttcattatgatgccagttctcatccaaggccctaagcaacccgacaacgaaattgatgtgtacctaaggccattagttgaagaacttttatagctgtggcatggaaacggtgtacgtacgtgggatgagcacagacaggaggaatttaaccttaaggcgttgctgttcgtgaccatcaacgattggcccgctctcagtaacctttcaggacaaacaaataaaggataccacgcatgcacgcactgtttagatggcactgaaagtatatacctggacaaatgtaggaagaatgtgtacctgggccatcgtcaatttcttccgaccaaccatcaatgtcgaaagaaaggcaagcatttcaaaggcgagtcagatcaccggaagaagcccgccatgcgcaccggtgatcacgtgcttgctatggtcaatgatttacactacgtaattataagtgcatctagtgccacctctagttggttttggagtaacGCACTTtcagtaatctttggaaagggtcccggtggactagctgttccgaatgacgctgagggacacgcacccatgtggaagaagaaatctatattttgggacctaccctactggaaagacctagaggtccgctcctcaatagacgtgatgcacgtgacgaagaacctttgcatgaacctgctaggctttttcggtgtgtatgggaagacaaaagatacacctgaggcacgggaggacctgcaacgtttgcacgaaaaagacggcatgcctccgaagcagtataaaggtcctgccagctacgctcttacgaaagaagagaaagaaatcttctttgaatgcctgcttagtatgaaggtcatgactggcttctcgtcgaatataaagggaataataaatatgccagagaaaaagtttcagaacctaaagtctcatgactgccacgtgattatgacgcaactgcttccggttgcattgaggggcttctaccggaaaatgtccgattagccactttgaagctatgtgcattcctcaatgcaatctctcagaaggtgatcgatccagaaatcgtaccaaggctaaggagtgatgtggcgcaatgtcttgtcagtttcgagctggtgttcccaccatccttcttcaatatcatgatgcacgtcctagttcatctagtcgacgagattgtcatgtatttctacacaatatgttcccctttgagaggttcatgggagtcctaaagaaatatgtttgtaaccgcgctaggccagaagtgttggggaacgttgcagaaaacaaaaattttcctactcgtttcaccaagatcatctaggagttcatctagcaatgagtgattagatgcatctacatacctttgtagatcgcgcacggaagcgttcaaaagaacggtgatgatgtagtcgtactcgacgtgattcaaatcaccgatgaccagcgccgaacggacggcacctccgcgttcaacacacgta from Triticum aestivum cultivar Chinese Spring chromosome 4A, IWGSC CS RefSeq v2.1, whole genome shotgun sequence harbors:
- the LOC123082590 gene encoding MEIOTIC F-BOX protein MOF isoform X2 gives rise to the protein MDGARRSTDASDEQEPKRPCLAVAGGRNGGAGGAGGSDAGDDDSHGDAGGDGGDAGGGGGVGHAADDPPPTLSTLGDDVLRAILSRLESSRQTVRMCVLSRSWRHLWRSVPSIHIDRREFGSDHELQSFTDFLLDHHNNLVLLDAFRLLLSSQDLRLPASDWVRRVINQDDTPPHQLKRLHLCNVHLDMDFASHISDDRCPSLEDVRLENCSYLTARYEITSFSLKKLVVDGLYMVQDDESDDDEDEIFKLIIRAPALVSLRLAGELDHIVDINEPHTMPSLVDASVHLPVMTDEELNNVEENDATAHQSVLGVLLNVTTLTLSHCRLLFQPEDSVELQLLVFQNLRTLFLDECYIVGEDFVGLKPYLQKSPNLEKLILRCSKNWYFGDDLVDFMCENLMLTQIIYQHDDDAAPLLVAFLLSISRSLPNNKIELIRVE
- the LOC123082590 gene encoding MEIOTIC F-BOX protein MOF isoform X1, giving the protein MDGARRSTDASDEQEPKRPCLAVAGGRNGGAGGAGGSDAGDDDSHGDAGGDGGDAGGGGGVGHAADDPPPTLSTLGDDVLRAILSRLESSRQTVRMCVLSRSWRHLWRSVPSIHIDRREFGSDHELQSFTDFLLDHHNNLVLLDAFRLLLSSQDLRLPASDWVRRVINQDDTPPHQLKRLHLCNVHLDMDFASHISDDRCPSLEDVRLENCSYLTARYEITSFSLKKLVVDGLYMVQDDESDDDEDEIFKLIIRAPALVSLRLAGELDHIVDINEPHTMPSLVDASVHLPVMTDEELNNVEENDATAHQSVLGVLLNVTTLTLSHCRLLFQPEDSVELQLLVFQNLRTLFLDECYIVGEDFVGLKPYLQKSPNLEKLILRCSKVQPGYSLNWYFGDDLVDFMCENLMLTQIIYQHDDDAAPLLVAFLLSISRSLPNNKIELIRVE
- the LOC123082590 gene encoding MEIOTIC F-BOX protein MOF isoform X3 gives rise to the protein MDGARRSTDASDEQEPKRPCLAVAGGRNGGAGGAGGSDAGDDDSHGDAGGDGGDAGGGGGVGHAADDPPPTLSTLGDDVLRAILSRLESSRQTVRMCVLSRSWRHLWRSVPSIHIDRREFGSDHELQSFTDFLLDHHNNLVLLDAFRLLLSSQDLRLPASDWVRRVINQDDTPPHQLKRLHLCNVHLDMDFASHISDDRCPSLEDVRLENCSYLTARYEITSFSLKKLVVDGLYMVQDDESDDDEDEIFKLIIRAPALVSLRLAGELDHIVDINEPHTMPSLVDASVHLPVMTDEELNNVEENDATAHQSVLGVLLNVTTLTLSHCRNWYFGDDLVDFMCENLMLTQIIYQHDDDAAPLLVAFLLSISRSLPNNKIELIRVE